The Streptomyces sp. SS1-1 genome has a segment encoding these proteins:
- a CDS encoding ABC transporter ATP-binding protein — MAPHTEQLTRPAVQLRGLTRSFDGRTVLDGIDLDLPAGQFTALLGHSGSGKSTLLRAVAGLDHQVTGSGQLTAPERVSVVFQDSRLLPWRRVLDNVLLGLDGKDAAERGREALAEVGLKGRERAWPNELSGGEAQRAALARSLVREPELLLADEPFGALDALTRIRMHNLLRELWERHRPSVLLVTHDVDEAIVLADRVLVLEHGRIALDVTIDRDTPRSAYRERLLAALGVTEDPR; from the coding sequence GTGGCGCCGCACACTGAGCAGCTGACCCGTCCCGCCGTGCAACTGCGCGGCCTGACCCGGTCCTTCGACGGACGGACCGTCCTCGACGGCATCGACCTCGATCTGCCCGCCGGCCAGTTCACGGCCCTGCTCGGGCACAGCGGCTCCGGCAAGAGCACGCTGCTGCGGGCCGTCGCCGGCCTCGACCACCAGGTCACCGGATCGGGGCAGCTGACCGCGCCGGAGCGGGTGTCCGTGGTCTTCCAGGACTCCCGGCTGCTGCCCTGGCGCCGGGTCCTGGACAACGTCCTCCTCGGTCTCGACGGCAAGGACGCGGCGGAGCGGGGCCGCGAGGCCCTCGCCGAGGTCGGCCTGAAGGGCCGGGAGCGGGCCTGGCCGAACGAGCTGTCCGGCGGTGAGGCGCAGCGGGCCGCGCTGGCGCGCTCCCTGGTCCGCGAGCCCGAACTGCTCCTTGCCGACGAGCCGTTCGGGGCGCTGGACGCCCTGACCCGGATCAGGATGCACAACCTGCTGCGGGAGCTGTGGGAGCGCCACCGCCCGTCCGTCCTGCTCGTCACCCACGACGTCGACGAGGCGATCGTGCTCGCCGACCGGGTGCTCGTCCTGGAGCACGGCCGGATCGCGCTCGACGTGACGATCGACCGGGACACGCCCCGCTCGGCGTACCGCGAACGGCTGCTCGCGGCGCTCGGCGTGACCGAGGACCCGAGGTGA